In the Petroclostridium xylanilyticum genome, ATTCATGGTTGTCTGCCACATCATCTCAGGCTCGTTTTCACCCAGTCCTTTGGAACGTTGAATAGTATATTTATCTTTGAGCTTTGAGATAATTGCCATTTTCTCTTTTTCAGTGTACGCAAAATAAGTTTTGTTTTTTGTAGTAATTTCGAATAGTGGGGATTCGGCAATGTATATCTTACCTTTTTCAATAAGTGTCGGCACCAATCTGTACAGCATTGTTAAGATTAGAGTCCTGATCTGATATCCGTCTACATCAGCATCAGTACATATGATGATTTTGTCCCATTTTAAGCTATCATAGTCAAAGGAGTGTAAGTCTTTATTATGCTTGGATTTAATTTCAACTCCGCAGCCGATTACCTTTAGCAGATCCACAATAATATCATTTTTAAAAATTTTATCATAATCGGCTTTTAAGCAATTAAGAATCTTCCCCCTTACCGGAATAATCGCTTGAAATTCCGCATCCCTACCCAATTTGCAAGCTCCCAGCGCAGAATCCCCTTCCACAATATAGAGCTCTCTTTTGCTAACATCTTTTGTACGGCAGTCCACAAATTTTTGGACTCTATTTGTAATATCAATATTTCCACCTAATTTTTTCTTGATGTTTATTCTAGCCTTTTCAGCCGTTTCCCTGCTTCTTTTATTAATAAGAATTTGTTCAGCAATTTTATCCGCTTCTACCTTATTTTCAATAAAATAAATCTCCAACTGCTGCTTTAAAAAATCAGTCATCGCTTCCTGTATAAACTTGTTTGTTATTGCTTTTTTCGTTTGATTCTCATAGCTTGTTACCGTTGAAAAGGAGTTGCTAACCAGTATTAGACTGTCTTGAATGTCTGCAAAAGTAATCTTGCTTTCATTTTTATTATATTTGTTATTCGCTTTTAAATATTGGTCTATCCCGGCAACAAAGGCATTTTTAACCGCTCTGTCAGGAGAACCGCCATATTCAAGAAAGCTGGAGTTATGGTAATATTCCAATAGATTAATCTCGTTATTAAAACAAAATGCAATTTGCAGCTTAACTTTATACTCCGGCTTATCTTCCCGGTCTCTTCCCCTTTTTTCGGTTTCATAGAATTGTATTTCGGTAAATCCTTTTTCTTGATTGACTTCTTTGATATAGTCGATTATGCCGTTTTCGTAATAATATTCATAAATATCATAGGAGTCACTCGAGATTTCATCATAAAGTACAAATCGCAAGCCGGCATTGACTACAGCTTGTTTTTTTAGGGTAGTCTGAAAATACTCAAGAGGAATATTAATATCTGTAAATACTTCAATGTCCGGTTTCCATTTAATAATCGTCCCTGTATGCTCATATTTACAAGGCTCTTTTTTTAATCCACCTATATTTTCACCTTTCTCAAAGTGCAAATCATACCTGTAACCATCACGGTAAACTGTAACATCCATATACTCGGAACTATATTGCGTTGCACAGCTTCCCAGACCATTTAAACCGAGACTGAATTCATAGTTTTCTCCCGAATTGTTCTTATACTTTCCTCCTGCATACAACTCGCAAAATACAAGCTCCCAATTATATCTTTGTTCTTTTGGATTATAATCCAGAGGGATACCCCTTCCCATGTCTTTTATCATAATAGAACAGTCTCTGAATCTTGTAACCTCGATAACACTTCCATAACCCTCTCTTGCTTCATCTATAGAGTTTGATAAAATTTCAAATACTGAATGCTGGCATCCTTCCAAGCCATCGGAACCAAAAATAACTCCTGGCCGCAACCTGACCCTATCTGCACCTTTAAGTGAAGATATACTTTCATTTCCGTACTCATTTCCTTTATTATTTTTTGGC is a window encoding:
- a CDS encoding DNA gyrase/topoisomerase IV subunit B; translated protein: MPKNNKGNEYGNESISSLKGADRVRLRPGVIFGSDGLEGCQHSVFEILSNSIDEAREGYGSVIEVTRFRDCSIMIKDMGRGIPLDYNPKEQRYNWELVFCELYAGGKYKNNSGENYEFSLGLNGLGSCATQYSSEYMDVTVYRDGYRYDLHFEKGENIGGLKKEPCKYEHTGTIIKWKPDIEVFTDINIPLEYFQTTLKKQAVVNAGLRFVLYDEISSDSYDIYEYYYENGIIDYIKEVNQEKGFTEIQFYETEKRGRDREDKPEYKVKLQIAFCFNNEINLLEYYHNSSFLEYGGSPDRAVKNAFVAGIDQYLKANNKYNKNESKITFADIQDSLILVSNSFSTVTSYENQTKKAITNKFIQEAMTDFLKQQLEIYFIENKVEADKIAEQILINKRSRETAEKARINIKKKLGGNIDITNRVQKFVDCRTKDVSKRELYIVEGDSALGACKLGRDAEFQAIIPVRGKILNCLKADYDKIFKNDIIVDLLKVIGCGVEIKSKHNKDLHSFDYDSLKWDKIIICTDADVDGYQIRTLILTMLYRLVPTLIEKGKIYIAESPLFEITTKNKTYFAYTEKEKMAIISKLKDKYTIQRSKGLGENEPEMMWQTTMNPETRRLIQVLPEDVEKTQEVFELLLGDNLQGRKDFIAENGYKYIDMIDVS